Proteins encoded together in one Urocitellus parryii isolate mUroPar1 chromosome 3, mUroPar1.hap1, whole genome shotgun sequence window:
- the Pomgnt2 gene encoding protein O-linked-mannose beta-1,4-N-acetylglucosaminyltransferase 2, with protein MHLSAVLNALLVSVLAAVLWKHVRLREHAATLEEELALGQQDPEPTLALRIDYPKALQILMEGGTHMVCTGRTHTDRICRFKWLCYSNEAEEFIFFHGNASVMLPNLGSRRFQPALLDLSTVEDHNTQYFNFVELPAAALRFMPKPVFVPDVALIANRFNPDNLMHVFHDDLLPLFYTLRQFPGLAQEARLFFMEGWGEGAHFDLYKLLSPKQPLLRTQLKTLGRLLCFSHAFVGLSKITTWYQYGFVQPQGPKANILVSGNEIRQFAQFMMEKLNVSQAGAALGEEYILVFSRTQNRLILNEAELLLALAQEFQMKTVTVSLEDHTFADVVRLVSNASMLVSMHGAQLVTALFLPRGATVVELFPYAVNPEHYTPYKTLATLPGMDLQYVAWRNVMPENTVTHPERPWDQGGITHLDRAEQARILQSREVPRHLCCRNPEWLFRIYQDTKVDVSSLMQTIRRVVKGQPGPRKQKWTVGLYPGKVREARCQASVQGASEARLTVSWQIPWNLKYLKVREVKYEVWLQEQGENTYVPYILALQNHTFTENIKPFTTYLVWVRCIFNKILLGPFADVLVCST; from the coding sequence ATGCACCTCTCAGCGGTGCTCAATGCCCTCCTGGTGTCCGTGCTGGCGGCAGTCCTGTGGAAGCACGTGCGGCTACGTGAGCATGCGGCTACTCTGGAAGAGGAGCTGGCCCTGGGCCAGCAGGACCCAGAGCCAACGCTGGCACTGAGGATCGACTACCCAAAGGCTCTGCAGATCCTGATGGAGGGCGGCACCCACATGGTGTGCACGGGCCGCACACACACCGACCGCATCTGCCGCTTCAAGTGGCTCTGCTACTCCAACGAGGCCGAGGAGTTCATCTTCTTCCACGGCAACGCCTCCGTCATGCTGCCCAACCTGGGCTCTCGGCGCTTCCAGCCCGCACTGCTGGACCTGTCCACCGTGGAGGACCACAACACCCAGTACTTCAACTTCGTGGAGCTGCCCGCCGCCGCCCTGCGCTTCATGCCCAAACCCGTGTTCGTGCCCGACGTGGCCCTCATTGCCAACCGCTTCAACCCCGACAACCTCATGCACGTCTTCCACGATGACCTGCTGCCCCTCTTCTACACCCTGCGGCAGTTCCCCGGCCTCGCCCAGGAGGCCCGGCTCTTCTTCATGGAGGGCTGGGGCGAGGGGGCACACTTTGACCTGTACAAGCTCCTCAGCCCCAAGCAGCCACTCCTGCGGACCCAGCTGAAGACCCTGGGCCGGCTGCTGTGCTTCTCCCATGCTTTTGTGGGCCTCTCCAAGATCACTACCTGGTACCAGTATGGCTTTGTCCAGCCCCAGGGCCCAAAGGCCAACATCCTCGTCTCCGGCAACGAGATCCGCCAGTTTGCGCAGTTCATGATGGAGAAGCTGAATGTGAGCCAGGCTGGGGCCGCCCTGGGAGAGGAGTACATCCTGGTCTTCAGCCGCACCCAGAACAGACTCATCCTGAACGAAGCAGAGCTGCTGCTGGCACTGGCGCAGGAGTTCCAGATGAAGACGGTGACAGTGTCCCTGGAGGACCACACCTTTGCAGATGTTGTGCGGCTGGTCAGCAACGCCTCCATGCTGGTCAGCATGCATGGGGCCCAGCTGGTCACCGCCCTCTTCCTGCCCCGGGGGGCCACTGTGGTTGAGCTCTTCCCATATGCTGTCAATCCTGAACACTACACCCCCTATAAGACGCTGGCCACGCTGCCCGGCATGGACCTCCAGTATGTCGCCTGGCGGAACGTGATGCCAGAGAATACAGTCACACACCCTGAGCGGCCCTGGGACCAGGGGGGCATCACCCACCTGGACCGGGCCGAGCAGGCCCGTATCCTGCAGAGCCGTGAGGTCCCCCGGCATCTCTGTTGCCGGAACCCCGAGTGGCTCTTCCGAATCTACCAGGACACCAAGGTGGATGTCTCTTCCCTCATGCAGACCATACGGCGTGTGGTGAAGGGCCAGCCAGGGCCACGAAAGCAGAAGTGGACAGTGGGCTTGTACCCGGGCAAGGTACGGGAGGCGCGATGCCAGGCATCGGTGCAGGGCGCCTCCGAGGCTCGCCTCACCGTTTCCTGGCAGATCCCCTGGAACCTCAAGTACCTGAAGGTGAGGGAGGTGAAGTACgaggtgtggctgcaggagcaGGGGGAGAACACCTACGTGCCTTACATCCTGGCCCTGCAGAACCACACCTTCACCGAGAACATCAAGCCCTTCACGACCTACCTGGTGTGGGTCCGCTGCATCTTCAACAAGATCCTCCTCGGACCTTTTGCAGACGTCCTGGTGTGCAGCACGTAG